The Vulpes vulpes isolate BD-2025 chromosome 10, VulVul3, whole genome shotgun sequence genome has a window encoding:
- the OR4E2 gene encoding olfactory receptor 4E2, protein MEAPNQTRVTEFVFLGLTDNWALGTLLFVAFSLAYVLTLLGNTLIIVTTALTRRLHTPMYFFLSNLSFIDTCHSSVTVPKMLEGLLRERKTISFDDCIAQLFFLHLFACAEILLLTVMAYDRYVAICAPLRYPNVMSIRVCVQLVLALWWGGTVHSLVQTLLTIRLPYCGPNVIDSYFCDVPPVIKLACTDTYLTGVLIVSNSGTISLTCFLALVTSYTIILVSLRKQSAEGRRKALSTCSAHFMVVTFFFGPCIFIYTRPDTSFSIDKVVSVFYTVVTPLLNPLIYTLRNEEVKSAIKHLRQKQVFS, encoded by the coding sequence ATGGAGGCTCCAAATCAAACAAGAGTGACTGAGTTTGTCTTCTTGGGGCTCACGGATAACTGGGCACTGGGGACGCTACTTTTTGTGGCATTCTCCCTGGCTTACGTGCTCACCCTTCTGGGGAACACTCTCATCATAGTGACCACAGCCCTTACCCGGCGCCTCCAtacccccatgtacttcttcctgagCAACCTGTCCTTCATTGACACCTGCCACTCCTCGGTCACTGTGCCCAAGATGCTGGAGGGCCTGCTTAGGGAGAGAAAGACTATTTCCTTTGATGACTGCATTGCGCAGCTCTTCTTCCTACACCTGTTCGCTTGTGCTGAGATCCTTCTGCTGACCGTCATGGCTTACGACCGCTACGTGGCCATCTGTGCCCCACTGCGCTACCCCAACGTGATGAGCATCCGGGTATGCGTGCAGCTCGTCCTCGCCCTCTGGTGGGGGGGTACCGTTCACTCTCTGGTGCAGACCCTCCTGACCATTCGTTTGCCTTACTGCGGCCCCAACGTTATCGATAGCTACTTCTGCGATGTGCCCCCCGTCATCAAGCTGGCCTGCACAGACACCTACCTCACGGGAGTGCTCATTGTCTCCAACAGTGGAACCATCTCCCTCACCTGTTTCCTGGCTTTGGTCACCTCTTACACAATCATCCTGGTGTCTCTTAGAAAACAGTCTGCTGAAGGGCGCCGGAAAGCTCTGTCTACGTGCTCAGCCCACTTCATGGTCGTCACCTTCTTCTTTGGACCATGCATCTTCATCTACACTCGGCCAGACACCAGCTTCTCCATCGACAAGGTGGTATCTGTCTTCTACACAGTGGTCACCCCTTTGCTAAATCCCCTCATTTACACCTTGAGGAACGAGGAGGTAAAAAGTGCCATAAAGCATCTCAGACAGAAACAGGTTTTCTCATAA